Proteins encoded in a region of the Antedon mediterranea chromosome 2, ecAntMedi1.1, whole genome shotgun sequence genome:
- the LOC140039387 gene encoding uncharacterized protein, producing MYECIDCQQPVRENEEGHLGCLGYQYCKKVDKRRANTTWRYGCLRTRAVTCKATVLEKDGEYTGGSIHDHICGMRLGRGKVATVRRDVKRKAMERPFESAAEIVDRVMRDDIGVGQVELHPTLPKAGKPEKKTIQTSTSTKPQLCSSQTTYRRWVFARQCCD from the exons ATGTACGAATGTATAGACTGCCAGCAACCTGTAAGAGAGAACGAAGAAG GACACCTTGGTTGTCTCGGCTACCAATACTGCAAAAAGGTTGATAAACGACGTGCTAATACAACGTGGCGATACGGTTGTCTTCGGACTAGGGCAGTGACTTGCAAAGCAACTGTACTTGAGAAGGATGGAGAATACACTGGAGGATCCATACATGACCACATCTGTGGTATGAGACTAG gACGTGGGAAAGTGGCGACTGTTCGACGGGATGTCAAGAGAAAAGCTATGGAACGGCCATTTGAGTCTGCTGCAGAGATTGTGGACAGGGTTATGCGAGATGATATTGGTGTGGGACAAGTTGAACTACATCCGACCTTACCAAAGGCAGGCAAACCAGAAAAGAAAACTATCCAGACCTCGACATCCACCAAACCTCAACTTTGTTCTTCACAAACAACATATCGGCGATGGGTTTTTGCGAGACAATGTTGTGATTGA